A stretch of the Gossypium hirsutum isolate 1008001.06 chromosome D07, Gossypium_hirsutum_v2.1, whole genome shotgun sequence genome encodes the following:
- the LOC107951646 gene encoding F-box protein At4g00755 isoform X1, translated as MKNGDDFLNFLPCDLSIKILTALEGPSDLVRITAVSRNWRRFVIRHGLCKHLSLQMFPQLSRVDRVNELGGSTKGHAGAGSSNFMEWEALEREHRAYAFLARCCLSTTAGDCISEAIIASSTDNYPEESICNTLEPRDRVARTASYWSSKGQKNPAVPETLTYRLIADLCVVTEIKIRPFQAYFQFGYPIYSAKSVRFRMGHIKDADESCQDSGTDRFAWTYTSQEFEMAQENRLQTFKLPEPILCIGGILQIELLSRVQRQEIDGLFYICVSHVQVVGRPLSPAFSIQILEPPEKFVLEVQSYSLPTLPEQMSSITSLQMRVRDLEQILNLLQGNGGEVEYGYEWEVESDEDEEEFDME; from the exons atgaaaaatggtgatgatttcttgaaTTTCCTCCCTTGCGACTTGTCAATAAAGATACTTACTGCTTTAGAGGGTCCATCTGATCTTGTTCGCATCACTGCTGTTTCACGCAACTGGCGACGTTTTG TGATTAGACATGGTCTATGTAAGCATCTGTCCCTCCAAATGTTTCCCCAATTATCTAGAGTTGATCGTGTCAACGAGCTAGGTGGCAGTACAAAAGGTCATGCTGGAGCTGGATCTAGCAATTTTATGGAGTGGGAAGCTTTGGAGAGGGAGCATAGAGCTTATGCCTTTTTAGCTCGATGTTGTTTGTCAACTACTGCTGGGGATTGCATCTCAGAAGCAATAATTGCTTCTAGCACTGATAATTATCCAGAGGAAAGCATATGTAATACTTTGGAACCAAGAGATAGGGTGGCTCGGACAGCTTCATACTGGTCTAGTAAAGGACAAAAGAATCCTGCCGTGCCTGAAACATTGACATATAGATTGATTGCTGATTTGTGTGTTGTTACAGAGATCAAGATAAGACCTTTCCAGG CTTACTTCCAGTTTGGTTACCCTATATATTCAGCGAAGTCTGTGAGATTTCGCATGGGTCATATCAAGGATGCGGATGAGTCATGCCAGGATTCTGGTACTGACAGGTTTGCATGGACTTACAcctcacaagagtttgaaatggCTCAG GAAAACCGCTTACAGACTTTCAAGCTTCCAGAGCCTATTCTTTGCATTGGTGGAATATTACAGATTGAGCTGTTGAGTAGGGTCCAGAGACAGGAAATAGATGGCTTGTTCTATATCTG TGTGTCACATGTTCAAGTTGTGGGACGCCCATTATCTCCTGCTTTTAGTATTCAGATACTTGAACCTCCAGAAAAATTCGTGCTAGAGGTACAGAGTTATTCACTGCCAACTTTACCTGAGCAGATGAGCTCTATAACCAGTTTGCAGATGCGTGTGAGAGACTTGGAGCAGATTCTGAATTTACTGCAGGGAAATGGAGGTGAGGTGGAATATGGATATGAATGGGAAGTGGAATCAGACGAGGACGAGGAAGAATTTGACATGGAGTAA
- the LOC107951646 gene encoding F-box protein At4g00755 isoform X2 yields the protein MKNGDDFLNFLPCDLSIKILTALEGPSDLVRITAVSRNWRRFVIRHGLCKHLSLQMFPQLSRVDRVNELGGSTKGHAGAGSSNFMEWEALEREHRAYAFLARCCLSTTAGDCISEAIIASSTDNYPEESICNTLEPRDRVARTASYWSSKGQKNPAVPETLTYRLIADLCVVTEIKIRPFQAYFQFGYPIYSAKSVRFRMGHIKDADESCQDSGTDRFAWTYTSQEFEMAQENRLQTFKLPEPILCIGGILQIELLSRVQRQEIDGLFYICMWGIIAVCHMFKLWDAHYLLLLVFRYLNLQKNSC from the exons atgaaaaatggtgatgatttcttgaaTTTCCTCCCTTGCGACTTGTCAATAAAGATACTTACTGCTTTAGAGGGTCCATCTGATCTTGTTCGCATCACTGCTGTTTCACGCAACTGGCGACGTTTTG TGATTAGACATGGTCTATGTAAGCATCTGTCCCTCCAAATGTTTCCCCAATTATCTAGAGTTGATCGTGTCAACGAGCTAGGTGGCAGTACAAAAGGTCATGCTGGAGCTGGATCTAGCAATTTTATGGAGTGGGAAGCTTTGGAGAGGGAGCATAGAGCTTATGCCTTTTTAGCTCGATGTTGTTTGTCAACTACTGCTGGGGATTGCATCTCAGAAGCAATAATTGCTTCTAGCACTGATAATTATCCAGAGGAAAGCATATGTAATACTTTGGAACCAAGAGATAGGGTGGCTCGGACAGCTTCATACTGGTCTAGTAAAGGACAAAAGAATCCTGCCGTGCCTGAAACATTGACATATAGATTGATTGCTGATTTGTGTGTTGTTACAGAGATCAAGATAAGACCTTTCCAGG CTTACTTCCAGTTTGGTTACCCTATATATTCAGCGAAGTCTGTGAGATTTCGCATGGGTCATATCAAGGATGCGGATGAGTCATGCCAGGATTCTGGTACTGACAGGTTTGCATGGACTTACAcctcacaagagtttgaaatggCTCAG GAAAACCGCTTACAGACTTTCAAGCTTCCAGAGCCTATTCTTTGCATTGGTGGAATATTACAGATTGAGCTGTTGAGTAGGGTCCAGAGACAGGAAATAGATGGCTTGTTCTATATCTG TATGTGGGGCATCATTGCAGTGTGTCACATGTTCAAGTTGTGGGACGCCCATTATCTCCTGCTTTTAGTATTCAGATACTTGAACCTCCAGAAAAATTCGTGCTAG
- the LOC107951647 gene encoding peroxisomal membrane protein 11C yields MSTLDATRAELALIVLYLNKAEARDKICRAIQYGSKFLSNGQPGTAQNVDKSTSLARKVFRLFKFVNDLHGLISPVPRGTPLPLALLGKSKNALLSTFLFLDQIVWLGRTGIYKNKERTELIGRISLFCWMGSSICTTLVELGELRRLSKSMKKLEKNLKDSDKHKNEEYCAKLQKSNERTLALVKAGLDIVVAVGLLQLAPKKVTPRVTGALGFATSFISCYQLLPSPPKSKVN; encoded by the exons ATGAGTACGCTGGACGCAACTAGAGCAGAACTTGCTCTTATAGTTTTGTATTTGAATAAGGCTGAAGCAAGGGATAAGATATGCAGGGCTATACAATATGGTTCGAAATTCTTAAGTAATGGGCAACCTGGCACAGCCCAAAATGTTGACAAGTCAACCAGCTTGGCTCGGAAAGTTTTCCGTCTTTTTAAG TTTGTCAATGATTTGCATGGTCTTATTAGCCCAGTTCCTCGAGGAACTCCCCTTCCACTTGCTCTGCTGGGAAAG TCCAAAAATGCACTGTTGTCAACTTTCTTGTTTCTCGATCAAATTGTCTGGCTTGGCAGAACAGGTATCTATAAG AACAAAGAAAGAACTGAGCTCATTGGACGAATTTCTCTTTTCTGTTGGATGGGTTCTTCAATCTGTACCACCTTGGTTGAG CTTGGGGAGCTCAGAAGGCTATCTAAATCAATGAAAAAGTTGGAAAAGAATCTTAAGGACAGTGATAAGCACAAG AATGAGGAATACTGTGCCAAGCTCCAAAAATCAAATGAGAGGACTCTAGCTCTTGTTAAAGCAGGACTGGATATAGTGGTAGCAGTTGGCCTTCTTCAATTGGCACCTAAGAAAGTCACCCCTCGTGTAACAGGAGCTCTTGGATTCGCTACATCTTTCATCTCCTGTTATCAG TTGCTTCCATCACCACCCAAGTCCAAGGTAAACTGA